From Chryseobacterium sp. IHB B 17019, one genomic window encodes:
- a CDS encoding AraC family transcriptional regulator: MLMTIRHSHYIFILLIIISEPLFAQKGKYSDYYLIKSKYEFLPENDPAALPLINQYLSRAKKEKQYDRMVEGYLDGIEYSRFPGNKLKYADSAVWAAKRTHNDSILSRAYLQKGIVYYFNFKKYKLALNEYLNAYAYSKRTADQYHKHRLAYLIGVVKSYIGEYDEALPMFKETVAFFESESKKEMHPNLKYGIRRGYLNSIHQMIVCNRNLGSYKLADSLIDIGISTAVNNKTTTQEYGYFLKERGIREYREKKYTASITSLKNAVSLIADVNDFAWTTVCYSYIGKNFLQLDETDNEIMYLQKVDSVFQKHNFILPELRSGYELLIDYYKTKSNTEKELYYTKQLLKADEILSKDFAYLSSKIHREYDTKTLLESRSRLERRISQTIWVIWLLATFTVAMLVITLLRIRNERRIREQYKHLEQKILNRETLKSEPSVMPIANTLGTELDMKIVDDILLKLARFEQKDEFVESGLTLNKLASKFNTNNSYLSQIINEYKGTNFNRYLSELRIAYITDKLYNDRKYLHYKIETLAEECGIASRTNFSNLFQEFNGMRPTDFIKKRLENTDKHN, from the coding sequence ATGTTAATGACCATCAGGCACAGTCATTATATTTTTATCCTGTTGATAATAATTTCCGAGCCCCTTTTTGCACAAAAGGGAAAATATAGCGATTACTATCTTATAAAAAGTAAGTACGAGTTTCTGCCAGAAAATGATCCTGCTGCATTGCCCTTAATAAACCAATATCTAAGCAGAGCTAAAAAAGAGAAGCAATATGATAGAATGGTAGAGGGATATCTTGATGGGATAGAATACTCCCGATTCCCTGGAAATAAATTAAAGTATGCCGATAGCGCAGTATGGGCGGCAAAACGAACGCATAATGATAGCATATTAAGCCGGGCCTACCTGCAAAAAGGAATCGTTTATTATTTTAATTTTAAAAAATATAAACTGGCACTCAACGAATACCTGAATGCCTACGCATATTCAAAAAGGACAGCCGATCAATACCATAAGCACCGTCTGGCATACCTGATTGGTGTGGTAAAAAGTTATATTGGTGAGTATGACGAAGCACTGCCGATGTTTAAAGAGACGGTAGCTTTTTTTGAATCTGAATCAAAAAAAGAGATGCATCCCAATCTGAAATATGGAATACGAAGGGGATATTTGAATAGCATTCATCAGATGATCGTTTGTAACCGTAACCTGGGTAGTTATAAATTAGCGGACTCGCTTATTGATATTGGAATATCAACCGCAGTAAACAATAAGACTACAACGCAGGAGTATGGATATTTCCTCAAAGAACGTGGAATCCGTGAGTACCGCGAAAAAAAATACACCGCTTCCATCACTTCGCTGAAGAATGCAGTTTCGTTAATTGCCGATGTAAACGACTTTGCCTGGACAACAGTTTGTTACTCTTACATCGGCAAAAATTTCTTGCAACTTGATGAAACAGACAATGAAATCATGTATCTGCAAAAAGTGGATTCTGTATTTCAGAAACATAATTTTATACTGCCTGAACTGCGTAGCGGCTATGAGCTGTTGATTGATTATTATAAGACTAAAAGTAACACCGAAAAAGAACTGTATTATACTAAGCAACTGTTGAAAGCAGATGAGATACTGTCCAAAGACTTTGCCTATTTATCGTCCAAAATCCATCGGGAGTATGACACAAAAACCTTGCTTGAAAGTAGGAGCAGACTTGAACGAAGGATTTCGCAGACCATTTGGGTTATTTGGTTGCTTGCAACCTTTACGGTAGCCATGTTGGTAATAACTCTTTTACGAATCAGGAATGAGCGTAGGATTCGTGAACAGTATAAACATCTGGAGCAGAAGATCCTGAATAGAGAAACCTTGAAGTCTGAGCCTTCCGTTATGCCAATAGCTAATACACTGGGAACAGAACTGGACATGAAGATCGTCGATGACATCTTGCTAAAACTTGCGCGCTTCGAGCAAAAAGATGAGTTTGTCGAAAGCGGATTAACGCTAAATAAGCTTGCTTCAAAATTCAATACCAACAACTCTTATTTATCACAAATCATAAACGAATATAAAGGGACAAATTTTAACAGGTATCTAAGTGAGCTTCGCATCGCCTACATTACAGATAAGCTGTATAATGACCGAAAGTACCTCCATTATAAAATAGAAACGTTAGCAGAGGAGTGCGGGATTGCCTCCAGAACAAATTTCTCTAATTTATTTCAGGAGTTTAATGGCATGCGTCCGACCGATTTTATTAAAAAGCGGTTAGAAAACACTGATAAACACAATTAA
- a CDS encoding DUF3606 domain-containing protein, with amino-acid sequence MADDKSKKGKQDRNQVSGSENYEIQYFKEKLNVTSQAVVGAIKATGSNDRKTLEKYLKDKHKK; translated from the coding sequence ATGGCAGATGATAAATCAAAAAAAGGGAAACAGGACCGTAACCAGGTAAGCGGTTCAGAAAACTACGAAATCCAGTATTTCAAAGAGAAACTGAATGTAACATCACAGGCAGTAGTCGGTGCAATTAAAGCTACCGGTTCGAATGACCGTAAAACGCTTGAGAAATATCTCAAAGACAAGCACAAGAAGTAA
- the ligD gene encoding DNA ligase D, which translates to MGLSKYREKRSQEKTPEPFGGEPSGKELRFVVQKHDASHLHYDFRLEMDGVLKSWAVPKGPSLDPEIKRLAMMVEDHPYDYRDFEGIIPKGQYGGGTVIVWDEGTYEPAEPVDGDLKKQEKHLLHQLYSGKIKILMKGKKLKGEFALVKAHGRGENGWLLMKLDDKYASKDDVTLKDKSVISRKTIEQMEKAPDNVYGRNIMKKNTTVKDKKATARKAVEVIDSQLAAEPETQVAKQPKLTNLLKGTTKEKFYDSVQPMLATLVDEPFDSNDWLYEIKWDGYRAVAFMEGKKIELKSRNDKSFAEKFYPIYDELTNLKLDAVLDGEIVVLGEHGKANFGSLQNWRSEADGDLVYYVFDILWYKGMDLKGLTLVERKAILAQVLPESKTILLSKEFDTSGLEFLEAATKMGLEGIMAKRKGSIYHTHNRTKDWLKIKANKRQEVVIGGFTRNDDTNKQFSSLLVGVYEGKKLIYTGKVGTGFNDKMQKEMMEQFKPLFTDKPPFSEEPDVNKPSRFRPNPPHATVTWLKPELIGEVSYTELTSDGVMRHPSFKGMRSDKSAKKVVLERERNTEDVLSDEKDTIVNPRGKQGRKTLLNPTEKTQVKKINRHELKFTNLDKIFWPDEKITKRDLINYYYQIAPYILPYLKDRPQSMNRFPDGIKGGGFYFKDVTGKAPDWIERYSYTSDSDHRERQYLVGSDEATLLYMANLACIEMNPWNSTIKKTDHPTYCIIDLDPDKNSFDQVIETALVAKQILDDMGVPSYCKTSGSTGLHIYIPLGNKYTYEQSKEFARVIVTLIHRELPKFTTIERAISDRKGKMYLDFLQNRPHATIASVYSLRPKPGATVSMPLQWDEVKQGLKMKDFNIFNAMERLESLGDIFKPVLGKGINMEKIISDASNG; encoded by the coding sequence ATGGGCTTATCTAAATATCGTGAGAAACGATCACAAGAAAAGACGCCTGAACCTTTTGGAGGCGAACCCTCAGGAAAAGAGTTACGATTTGTAGTACAAAAGCACGACGCCTCGCACCTGCATTACGATTTCAGGCTTGAGATGGATGGAGTGCTGAAAAGCTGGGCAGTCCCCAAGGGACCATCGTTAGATCCTGAGATCAAACGGCTGGCTATGATGGTTGAAGACCATCCCTATGATTACAGGGATTTTGAGGGAATTATTCCTAAAGGGCAATATGGTGGTGGTACAGTTATCGTATGGGATGAAGGAACCTACGAACCCGCGGAGCCCGTGGATGGCGATTTGAAAAAACAGGAGAAACACCTGTTGCATCAGTTGTATTCGGGTAAGATAAAGATACTGATGAAAGGTAAAAAGCTCAAAGGCGAGTTTGCCCTGGTTAAGGCACATGGGCGGGGAGAGAATGGATGGCTGTTAATGAAACTCGATGATAAATATGCCAGTAAAGATGATGTCACCCTAAAAGATAAATCTGTAATATCCAGAAAAACCATTGAACAGATGGAAAAAGCACCCGACAATGTTTATGGCCGTAATATCATGAAAAAAAATACCACTGTTAAGGATAAAAAGGCAACTGCCAGAAAAGCTGTTGAGGTAATTGATTCACAACTGGCAGCGGAGCCGGAAACTCAAGTAGCGAAACAGCCAAAATTAACAAACCTTCTGAAAGGAACAACCAAGGAGAAATTTTATGACAGTGTGCAGCCTATGTTGGCAACGCTTGTTGATGAGCCATTTGACAGTAATGATTGGCTTTATGAAATAAAATGGGATGGATATCGTGCAGTTGCCTTTATGGAAGGGAAAAAAATAGAACTGAAATCCCGCAACGATAAAAGTTTTGCCGAAAAATTTTACCCTATATATGATGAGCTGACAAACCTGAAACTGGACGCTGTACTCGACGGGGAAATTGTTGTTCTTGGGGAACATGGCAAAGCAAACTTCGGCTCGCTTCAGAACTGGCGTAGTGAAGCAGATGGCGATCTGGTGTACTATGTTTTCGATATTTTGTGGTATAAGGGAATGGATCTGAAAGGACTTACTTTGGTAGAGAGAAAAGCCATTCTCGCACAGGTGCTGCCGGAAAGCAAGACTATTCTCCTCAGCAAGGAATTTGATACCTCTGGGTTAGAATTTTTAGAAGCGGCAACAAAGATGGGCCTTGAGGGTATTATGGCGAAACGTAAAGGCAGTATATATCACACTCACAATCGCACCAAAGACTGGCTCAAAATTAAGGCGAATAAACGGCAGGAGGTTGTTATTGGCGGTTTTACCCGTAATGATGACACCAATAAACAGTTCAGCAGTCTACTTGTCGGGGTCTACGAAGGTAAAAAGTTGATTTACACAGGAAAAGTGGGAACGGGTTTCAACGATAAGATGCAGAAAGAAATGATGGAACAGTTCAAACCGCTGTTCACGGATAAACCACCTTTTTCCGAAGAGCCTGATGTAAATAAACCATCGCGCTTCCGTCCCAATCCACCGCATGCGACTGTAACTTGGCTTAAACCGGAACTGATCGGTGAGGTGAGCTACACGGAACTCACCAGCGACGGGGTCATGCGGCATCCTTCATTCAAAGGCATGCGGTCAGATAAAAGTGCAAAAAAGGTAGTGCTTGAACGAGAAAGGAACACAGAAGACGTTTTATCGGATGAAAAAGATACCATTGTGAATCCGCGAGGTAAGCAAGGGAGGAAAACGCTTTTAAATCCAACAGAAAAAACGCAGGTAAAAAAAATAAACAGGCACGAACTGAAATTTACCAACCTCGATAAAATTTTCTGGCCGGATGAAAAAATTACAAAGCGGGACCTGATCAATTATTATTATCAGATTGCACCGTATATTTTACCTTACCTGAAAGACCGCCCGCAGAGCATGAACCGGTTTCCTGACGGTATTAAAGGCGGGGGGTTCTACTTCAAGGATGTGACCGGAAAGGCACCAGACTGGATTGAAAGATATAGTTACACCAGCGATTCTGATCATCGCGAAAGGCAGTATCTTGTGGGAAGTGATGAAGCTACGTTACTTTATATGGCTAACCTCGCCTGTATTGAGATGAATCCGTGGAATAGCACAATTAAAAAAACCGATCATCCGACCTACTGTATTATTGATCTTGATCCAGATAAAAATTCTTTTGACCAGGTAATTGAAACAGCACTAGTTGCCAAGCAGATTCTTGATGATATGGGTGTGCCGAGTTACTGTAAGACCAGCGGATCAACGGGGCTTCACATTTATATACCGCTTGGCAATAAATACACCTATGAGCAAAGCAAGGAATTTGCAAGGGTGATCGTGACGCTAATACATCGCGAACTTCCGAAGTTTACAACAATCGAAAGGGCTATTTCTGACCGCAAAGGAAAGATGTACCTTGATTTCCTTCAGAACCGCCCACATGCGACCATTGCCTCAGTATACTCATTAAGACCAAAGCCTGGAGCAACTGTTTCAATGCCTTTGCAATGGGACGAGGTAAAACAAGGCTTAAAAATGAAAGATTTTAATATTTTCAATGCGATGGAAAGGCTTGAAAGTTTGGGCGATATTTTTAAGCCTGTTCTGGGAAAAGGGATTAACATGGAAAAGATTATATCGGATGCATCAAATGGTTAA
- a CDS encoding PRTRC system ThiF family protein yields the protein MNTQKIKMHFTDGYLINPTNPVEINLIGAGGTGSKVLTALMEMNHSLTELGHAGLSIRLWDDDIVTSANLSRQRFAECETGLYKSVALINRANRWAGTNWKAETVKFARNAIGKLPENASATIMISCVDTVKARFEIADILKELNGGKFLRNQTKYWMDFGNNKHTGQVVLSTIGAIRQPSSEKYETVSDLPLVTEEFGDILKQSESEDNTPSCSLAEALEKQDLYINSVLAQMGCSLLWNLFRNGITENRGFFMNLKDFRSQPIKV from the coding sequence ATGAATACCCAAAAAATAAAAATGCATTTTACGGACGGCTACCTGATCAACCCGACCAATCCTGTTGAAATCAACCTGATCGGAGCAGGTGGCACAGGTTCTAAGGTTTTGACCGCTCTTATGGAAATGAACCATTCGCTCACCGAACTCGGACACGCAGGATTGTCCATCCGCCTTTGGGATGATGATATAGTAACCAGTGCCAATCTAAGCAGACAGCGTTTTGCCGAATGTGAAACAGGACTGTATAAATCAGTAGCATTGATAAACCGCGCCAACAGATGGGCAGGAACCAACTGGAAAGCTGAAACGGTAAAATTCGCACGTAATGCAATTGGAAAATTGCCAGAAAATGCATCTGCCACCATAATGATTTCCTGTGTCGATACGGTAAAAGCCCGTTTCGAAATTGCAGACATACTCAAGGAATTAAACGGTGGAAAATTTTTACGAAACCAAACCAAATACTGGATGGATTTTGGAAACAATAAACATACGGGACAGGTAGTACTTTCCACGATTGGAGCAATCAGGCAGCCGAGTTCTGAAAAATACGAAACCGTTTCGGACCTACCTTTGGTAACAGAAGAATTTGGGGATATACTCAAGCAATCTGAAAGCGAAGATAACACACCAAGCTGTTCACTGGCAGAAGCACTGGAAAAACAGGATTTATATATTAATTCGGTATTGGCTCAAATGGGCTGTTCTTTATTGTGGAATCTGTTCCGCAACGGAATCACCGAAAACAGAGGATTTTTTATGAACCTTAAAGATTTCCGTTCTCAGCCAATCAAGGTTTAA
- a CDS encoding PRTRC system protein B, translated as MENLIDLTENFANLYHPKSALIIYAGKNDDTDIYVEHFDMDKNGNLINAHPLTVREANALSKSLQTAETEKKSFLKSQGILGSHILQVNPTDNGRVIWFTKATNRNLFFVENLGIPNGMAGVPSMIWVANRNQLSVYALKSQSRPTEKTLLYHAPFFNVYKDGAVCMGTVNVEIKKSASLETFITAWENYFFNSYFSHLMNEHNPVKGNCVMLWKKLVNAGEIFPKESLKKTGLTLKNLLT; from the coding sequence ATGGAAAATCTAATTGACCTGACAGAAAACTTCGCAAACCTTTATCATCCGAAAAGTGCATTGATCATTTATGCAGGTAAAAATGACGACACAGATATTTACGTTGAACATTTCGATATGGACAAAAACGGTAACCTTATCAATGCCCACCCTTTAACCGTTAGGGAAGCCAATGCTTTGTCTAAGTCCCTTCAGACTGCCGAAACCGAAAAAAAGTCATTCCTAAAATCACAGGGAATTTTGGGAAGCCATATTTTACAGGTGAATCCCACCGATAACGGTCGGGTGATATGGTTTACAAAAGCAACAAACAGGAATCTTTTCTTCGTTGAGAACTTGGGCATCCCCAATGGAATGGCGGGCGTTCCCTCTATGATCTGGGTTGCCAACCGCAACCAGTTATCAGTCTATGCGCTTAAATCACAAAGCAGACCGACAGAAAAAACACTACTCTATCACGCCCCATTTTTTAATGTCTATAAGGATGGTGCGGTTTGTATGGGAACGGTAAATGTTGAAATCAAAAAATCAGCATCACTCGAAACATTTATCACGGCTTGGGAAAATTATTTCTTTAACAGCTATTTCAGCCACCTGATGAATGAACACAACCCCGTAAAAGGCAACTGTGTAATGCTGTGGAAAAAACTGGTTAACGCTGGTGAAATATTTCCAAAAGAATCGCTGAAAAAAACAGGGCTCACACTTAAAAATTTACTGACATGA
- a CDS encoding PRTRC system protein C: MLLATQLERIFKFTDKGHEIVLTDPEPKWSVDAVLNFYANTYPILTTAKISHPKIEDDKVKYSFESVMGTKG; this comes from the coding sequence ATGTTATTAGCAACGCAACTTGAAAGAATTTTCAAATTCACAGATAAAGGTCACGAAATCGTTTTGACCGATCCCGAACCAAAATGGAGTGTGGATGCTGTACTTAACTTTTACGCAAACACCTATCCGATTTTGACGACAGCCAAAATTTCTCATCCCAAGATTGAAGATGACAAAGTCAAGTACTCCTTTGAGAGTGTAATGGGAACAAAGGGTTAA
- a CDS encoding PRTRC system protein E has translation MATINFFTQIAQMNITGDLNITIRQGTENNWVVSVLLQNDNCGDRAKNLIVPCTLKGTAEELDEDFFETITSPLERVSGLMTNMEAFLKQVEEAEKQSAMVKQNSEREKKLVEGKDKKFLDAMSKSANLEKERKYKESWTALPKIADYPDHAEAIRKRMSELEKFLAPSLFGEPTE, from the coding sequence ATGGCAACGATTAATTTTTTTACTCAGATAGCCCAAATGAATATTACTGGTGATTTGAATATCACCATTAGGCAGGGCACAGAAAATAATTGGGTAGTGTCGGTACTGCTTCAAAACGACAACTGCGGAGACCGTGCGAAAAACCTGATTGTCCCCTGTACCTTAAAAGGTACAGCCGAAGAACTGGACGAAGACTTTTTTGAAACAATCACCTCACCATTGGAACGGGTGTCGGGACTGATGACCAATATGGAAGCCTTTTTGAAACAGGTGGAGGAAGCCGAAAAACAGTCTGCAATGGTAAAGCAGAACAGCGAAAGGGAGAAAAAACTTGTCGAGGGAAAAGATAAGAAATTTCTGGACGCCATGTCGAAATCCGCCAACCTTGAAAAAGAAAGGAAGTACAAGGAATCTTGGACGGCTTTACCAAAAATTGCCGACTACCCTGATCATGCGGAAGCTATCCGTAAACGAATGTCGGAACTTGAAAAATTTTTAGCCCCTAGCCTTTTTGGGGAACCTACCGAATAA
- a CDS encoding DUF932 domain-containing protein, whose product MAHNLNFNENTGKYSFFSVKEKAWHGLGQIVEDFPTSEEAIKHAGLDYDVIKAPLFTQGRSITIGNEGEIVEPDHILLPNNFATLRTDNNTALGVVGKDYQIVQNREAFAFFDAIVGCGDGILYETAGALGNGERIFITAKLPDYIRVGNGDDVTEKYIFLTTSHDGSGSITAAFTPVRIVCQNTLNAAFSNMSNVVRIKHTAGAKQRLEDAHKVMGLANRMATQLEGIFNEWAKVKVNDREVKELIQLALCPNKETLAHLQNGNEDDISTVFKNTVEDAFAYAMTSDTQQMETTKGTLFGAYNAVTGYYQNVRKYKDSEAKLQSIVMGGTAQGKAQKAFELCTSFSKIGSDALCFN is encoded by the coding sequence ATGGCACATAATTTAAATTTCAACGAAAACACAGGCAAATACTCATTTTTTAGTGTTAAAGAAAAAGCTTGGCACGGCTTAGGGCAGATTGTAGAAGATTTTCCGACAAGCGAAGAAGCCATTAAGCACGCAGGATTGGACTATGACGTGATCAAAGCACCCTTATTTACGCAGGGCAGATCAATAACCATCGGAAACGAGGGCGAAATCGTAGAACCTGATCATATTCTGCTTCCCAACAATTTTGCAACACTCCGCACGGACAACAATACTGCATTGGGTGTAGTGGGCAAAGATTATCAGATTGTACAGAACCGCGAAGCCTTTGCATTTTTTGATGCCATTGTAGGCTGTGGTGACGGGATTCTGTACGAGACCGCAGGAGCATTGGGTAATGGGGAACGCATCTTTATCACCGCCAAACTGCCCGATTATATCAGGGTGGGAAACGGTGACGATGTAACTGAAAAATATATTTTCCTGACCACCTCGCACGATGGTAGCGGAAGTATCACGGCTGCATTTACCCCCGTAAGGATTGTTTGCCAGAACACCCTTAACGCTGCATTCAGCAATATGTCCAATGTGGTGCGTATCAAACATACAGCAGGTGCTAAACAGCGTTTGGAAGATGCCCACAAAGTCATGGGACTGGCGAACAGAATGGCAACCCAACTAGAGGGGATTTTTAACGAGTGGGCAAAAGTGAAGGTGAATGACAGGGAGGTTAAAGAACTGATCCAGTTGGCACTATGCCCGAACAAAGAAACACTGGCACATCTGCAAAATGGCAATGAAGATGATATTTCAACAGTCTTCAAAAATACCGTGGAGGATGCCTTTGCCTACGCTATGACGAGCGATACCCAGCAAATGGAAACCACCAAAGGCACACTGTTCGGGGCGTACAACGCTGTGACAGGCTACTATCAAAATGTACGGAAGTACAAAGATAGCGAAGCCAAATTACAATCTATCGTAATGGGCGGTACAGCTCAGGGAAAAGCACAAAAAGCATTTGAACTGTGTACCTCATTCTCAAAAATCGGAAGTGATGCCCTTTGCTTCAACTAG
- a CDS encoding single-stranded DNA-binding protein, translating to MNIIGRLTRDAQVRTVSQDKQVVNFSVASNYSYKNKQGERIEQTTYFDCAYWISTNVAKILTKGTLVELSGRASVRSWLGSDGQAHAGLNFHTSEITVYGGGTKTHGAKATASKEGKDSKTANGSEDDDLPF from the coding sequence ATGAACATCATCGGACGATTGACACGCGATGCGCAGGTACGCACAGTGTCGCAGGACAAACAGGTAGTGAACTTCTCAGTGGCTTCAAATTACAGCTACAAAAACAAGCAGGGCGAACGCATAGAGCAGACAACGTATTTCGACTGCGCATATTGGATCAGCACCAACGTTGCTAAAATCCTGACCAAAGGAACTTTGGTCGAGCTTTCGGGCAGGGCATCGGTAAGATCGTGGCTAGGAAGTGACGGACAGGCACACGCAGGGCTCAATTTCCATACTTCAGAAATCACGGTGTACGGAGGTGGCACAAAAACGCATGGTGCTAAAGCTACTGCATCCAAAGAGGGTAAGGACAGCAAAACTGCAAACGGCAGTGAGGACGACGATCTCCCATTTTAG